ACTCAATACTGAGTTTAAGGGACTTTTTAGTTTTTACACTTTGGGGCCTTTCACACGCTCGAAaactgatttgaatttgaattcctgAGCGAAagcggtatgtgtccttggtgacttgtcaatcaaagcactgcatcgatacgatgagtgcatgacaattgtattatctacggaagtgcatGAAAGGACatgtaagccccccccccccaaaaaaaaaaaaaagttttggtggtcaagcctttcacacatAAAATctgtaccgtaatttgagttaAACTTAACAGGAATTTACccccggagtagaatttgaaatcgtgattgtgattagcattcgtcattctagtttggtttcacacgtgctaaaaatgcGTCATTAGccatatttttcactggaatcattcaaattacgatttttttactgtgtgaaagggcggttagtAAAAAGGAAAATGAGTCACCTTGACTCTAAACAGAGTTGTCTTCCAGCTGATGCTATACCCACATCTGCCTTGCTCTCCTTCACACAAATTATTTGAGAAATAATTCCTTTGTTGTCATTTTCCAGTATTCCAAGATTTGATATATTACAAGGAGTTGAAAGGAGATGGATGGGGGTAAACCAGGTTCTTGCTTACACAGACACGGAATGAAACCAACTCCATGAAATTACATTATCATCTTTGTAGGGGGTGCCTGGTGTCTGCCAATGTTCGATGTGGTTTCTATGGTAACCTGGACCAGGACCCCTTCTGATCCCGCAAATAGATGGAGATAATTCAGGCCATCTTTCCTTTCACTggcaccaatttttttttgttagtttATCTGATATTTGGTGGGTAACTACCATGGTTGAACGAAAAAGCGTGTCAGCATATTTGACATTGATGACAGAAAAggaaattttacatttcttttgttatttgaaTTTGACCTTATGAAACAAAGGCTGAAATACTACATTCTCGTCCTTATAAGAATTTATCAGAGAGTAGAGGCCTATACTTTTGGTATCATACAAACATAATAACCTGTCAACTGTTGAATTCTATTGTCTCTAAATGTTACACAATATTATCCACTTTTGtgataagagaaaaaaatatttttgtttctcaGCCACTGCATCATGTAAATGTTGTAAGGAAATGCTGAACAGTTAATTGAATCTCTTTTATAAAAAACGTAAATGTTTCTAAACCCTTGGCTGTCACCTCCTGTATTTTGGTTTCACACCACTTTAGTGAATCATATACAAAGGGTAAAATTACCAGAGATGTGTCACAACAGTCTAGATAGGATCCATTGTTTGATATCTACTTCACAGTTTGTGTCTGCCGACCAGCCGCTGTAAGAAGAAGTGTTGCGTGGGCCTTGTTGAACATGTAGATTTGATCATGATATGCCACTTGATGTGATATGTAAACAACTCATACTGATTTCAACTCCCTCTGAATAAATAGAAGGTTTTTCTCTCCTGTCTCGCTTTCTTTTTTGCTGATTTTGTGGTATCCATTTTctgctttctttgttttttgtgtcattttccccctCCTTGCTTTCACTTtctctttaattttttgttcatatgATTTTTGTCCATATTTTCCATCATGTTTTTACCCACCCTCACTTTTCTTCTCTCCCCATATTGCTATTACCCATACTCTTACTGGACCTGGGGAGTGTTTTACACAgctattttcattaacaaatttgctGTCAGCCagtcagatgcaaggatttcagtagcttataataaTATGCAGTGACAATCACcaactatttgtttcatgaaaccccccccccttgctctTATGTTGAAATTCAGCTTTCATGCTGATTTAATGAAGATACACCATATACAGATGGGACCGAGTGATTTACAAGAAAATATCAAAAGGTCATTTTTTTCCACCAGTAATCTCCTCGCCCACAATATGTGATTGGATGTAGATGTTCAAGTCCCCTGAAGCATTTCATTTTTCAGTGTAGATTTGACATAAAAAGTTGATAATGTATTAAAGCAAAGCTTTGAAAGTGACTTAACATGTAGGTGATTTCTAAAAGTTGAAGTTAAAGGTTATTGTTAATGTAGTCAGGGGTATGGACAAGATAGGTCTAAtgatggaaggggggggggggtaagcaacaggtgattttattattcaatgGTTATTATATACATCCTTGCATATTtggtttcaatatttttgtttatcttcCATGTTTCTTCTTCTATCCTATGTTCCAgtcctttctccttttttcttttatttttatttattctctgatcactagcccccccccccccaatttaaCTGCCCCTGAATGCATGACAGGGGTGCCACTCTACACCCTTGAGGGTTACATAGTATGGCCCCATGGGGTTAGAGACTGGCATCTGTTTGTGAAATAAATCAGATAATTGCAAAGCCACCTGTTTGTGTTATTGTAGCCCTTTGTGACATGAACATGGGTTTTTGTTTTGCACCCGCCCAGAAACCCAGTAATGAGGCCAATTTATGAGGTATCCTATTCGTCACATCACAGATCATTGGAAATGTCTTTGCTTTAAACAATAGACAGCAATCGGTTTCACTCCTTGACAAAAGCTTAAGAATATCCTAACTAAATTTCAACCTAACTTCACACGTGGTTGTAGCTTTAATGTTGACTTTCAAAGGAGGTACAATCAATGTATATTCTTTGCACAAAACACTACAGCAAAACTGATGTAGCCGTTGACATTGGTTCCATTGTAGTTTTGCATTCTTCTTTAAAGGCTTTTGTGAATTCTTGATCCATATTCTACACAGTTAGATGATCTCCATCTAAAGTAACCCCATATAGCATACTTGAATCTTACTTGTattaacaaaaattaatgaacAAAAGATTCTAAATTGAACCCAAACTTTACTTTATTATCACTTGAAATATGAGAGAAATTGTTGCCATAATAAATGATAGAGCCTTCCAATGTTTCAAAAgttttttggtaaatggtagCATTAATGAAGAAACACAaaactttaaatttttttttaatttcttgttttctctctctttctaaccTAATCTTCATAAGATGttatattacaatttatttgaataactcctttatatagaaaatggcaatttcttgattatttttctatatCACTGGCTTGTCTGAAATCACAATCCcggtttcattttattttacttagGTGTTCAATGGATGTGGTATTCCACCTCTGTCGAGGAATCGTAGAGAGACTAATCCCGAAGAAACCGGAGCGTCGCAGCCTGCTGCTCCCGCTGACGAAGACCTCATGATGGAAGAAGACGAAGGAGAAATCGTCACGGAAGCACCGGCTGTAGTGGTACCGTCGAAAGTCCCGAAAAGCGAGAGCAACGAAACCAAAGCAACATCATCAGGGTTGAATGGAAGACAAGGGAGGAGAGGGCAAGGAGAAAGAGCAGTAAGAAGATgatgaaacattaaaaaaaatcattataaaagaGGTTTAAAGGGGAAATTGTCCTCCAAAGGAGCTCAATCACATGGCAAACCCATGTTATAGGTCCATGTGCCAAAGGATAGTCTTGATACCTCTACcctttcataaaataataaatgttgtTAATTTTGGtttgacaaaaacaaaataatgatggaCATTGATCTTGATTGCAAAACAAGAATACATACGTCTAAGCATACTGTATTCAATCATTTGATATTGTAGTGAGTGTATTTTATGAGACTACATGATCAGAATGTTGCATCCTGGGTAAGACTCCATGAACTATTTGAGTAGTGAAGGTCTTGAGATGGTGCTCTTCACAAATTGATTGTTCCATATTGGCTTTAAACCAGAGAGGGTTTGTAATATGTATTGCATATGCATGTTCAAAGGCAAtgtaagaaatacataatttataaaattcagTGTGTGTGGATGCTCAAAAGACATAGGAGGGGTTTTTATCAGAGGGGCTGAAACTTGTTAAAAAATCTGGACAGATTAGAAGTAAAATCGATAAGTATAGTAGAGGGTTTTTATAGTAATTTACAGGGTTTTTGACGTAACTTTGTAGGTATGAGAACACAAACTTCCAAAAGTTCTGAGTTTTTTAATCATTCTAATAGGCATGTAGGGTTGATTTATTGTGATCTCTATATCTTGTTGATACAGAGTGGTTACAGGTACCCCGCCCCCACTACAGCGGCCGGTACCAATCTAGACCGTCTGATCAAGGATGTCCTGAAGAGGCTACGGGACAGTCGTCCATTCTGGTCGGCACTGCCCTACATGATCTGTGATGACACCAGTATAGCAGAGGAAGTAACATCGACATCAGAGGATAATTGTTGGAATGGAGAGAGAGTTGGGAGGTGAGAGCTTCAAGCATTGGAGCTAATATAATCCactttcatatacatgtaatgcttAATCTGCTGACAACTGGAGCCGGTTGGGGCCTTTGCAAAAGTTATGGGAATTTCTTAATTTAGTTGTCAGTGGGGTAAAACATCATAATGACGTCTTtaagcactttacagatatattattaccccagtcattgGATCTTGGGTTGCCCACATGCAATATATGCACCTTTTCACTCCCTGGGGAACAATAACAGTTTCCAAACTCAATTGCAAGGCATACTTCAAAGGTTTTctcatcctaccgggtacctatttttacctgggtggagagtggcaaatgtagacatatgacttgccaaaggatgctatcTTAGAGCATaaattgaatgattatttttcttgtCTACGTCTTTCATAAGCAACAGGTTCTTTTATAACTGAAAACATATTGACCTTTGTACAGGTTGTTAAAATGATATCCTTTATGTATAGAGGAGTCATTAACCATACACTTAGTTTgggaattttttatattccctGTATCTCTTTGAAATGATACCAAGGTATCTTCCTGAATATTAATCGATTAAATTTTAATGGCGCCCTCACAGGTACGAGCAAGACATAGTGGGCAGTGGTATTGCCAACCAGAGGAATAACCCGGAGGTGATGGTAGCGTTAACCAAACCTGTAGCATCCATCaggatacagaaagaaagaTTAGAGACAATCATTGATATATTACAACTCGCTCAAAATGGAGACGATGTTCCATTTGTCGATCACCGTAAGTAGATGGATAACATCAGTGAAAACTAAACATGGGCCTTGTTTCATGAAGACCTTCTGGGCATATaagttactattatagtaacctcatcatccaatggtatcttccctggaatccttgattctgattggctggtgagcatcgttgccatggtagttactaTTGCATGGCAAAGtgaccataatagtaacttatGCAACAGGACCCAGCTTTGGTAACTTTGCCAATATTGTAGcttccatggtaacagggctcagcagccaatcacaatcaaggattccatgaagttgcaataatggcaaagttgccATAGTTGTAAGTCTGTGAAACAGGCCATTGATAATTTTGAGGGGACGACTATTGTACATATACAATTGGGCAACTGAAATAGTCTGGTATATCAAACCGGCTGGATTCGTCACTTGATAGTGAGAATCCTAATAGTCATAGTAATTAGAATGTTGATGAGaaaatggtggtggtggtggtggtggtgatgatgatgatgatgatgatgatgatgatgatgatgatgatgataattacaataaaaataagaagTTAAGATGATAAATTATgacataaatgataaaaataatgttaatgatgaaaattatgataattgtaatggtaatgaaggtgatgatgatattgataatgaaaatgattattgtataattaataATTGTGTGAATGTATTTAACTTTACTAAGGTTtgaacatgtttttatttctatttttcatcTCTCTCCTCATCCTCAATCCTCCTACTTTCACTGTATATCCATCAATTCATCTTTCATCTTAATCTCTGTTCTCACCCCCTCTTTCATCTTGCTaccctcccccttctcctcttTATCCCCTCTTCTTgcctcctcccccttctcctaATACAGAGGGTTTAGAAGATGGTAGCGGTTCAGGGAGCGGTAGCGGGTCAGGCGATGGCTCTACGGGTCCTGACGACAATCTTTTCCCATTCAGTACAGAATTTGAAGATCCTATTTACCGTCCTACAAGACTGCCCTCTGGGGGCGAACCATCGGCCATCCACAGAGTCACATCGCTTTTCCTTTGTGTTGTCATGGCAACTGTGGCGTCCCTCCTCAGATGGTGATAGttccaaactttatttttttaccatcctcttcattttgtatgtttttatttggacTCCTTACGAAAAGTCTCAACTTCCAAAAGCTGCAGGACCTCCCTTCCATGATCTCACCCAGTATCACATGACTATGAGGTCACGAGAGAGAGAACGCAAAAAAGGGGAGTGATTCCAACAAAACGGCATCCCTAGACAATCCAAGGAAAATAgaactgcattttttgttggCTGCAACTTTTCTTAAGGTGCCTGTTTTTAGTGTCTGTTCTCTTTTTTGgtgtattgttattttatcattgagaagcagacattttgatttttttatattatatatagaCACATGCATATCCTCTAACTTAATTTGGACAGATATATTGCATAGATTTTAATTTGTTACAGAAAATCATGAAGACCATGCCTAGAGGAAAAATTTAACTTTAAATGATAGTACTAATGAAAAGACTTAATGAAAATTGTGATTTgttcagaagaagaaaaaaaagaaagcggTAAAATTCCTCTTGACATGTtacatttgatgaaaataaccGGGAAAGATTCTAAGATGTGAGTGGAATAAATTTCATGGGACATAAAATAATTTGGTCTTCCaaaataacataac
This region of Lytechinus pictus isolate F3 Inbred chromosome 16, Lp3.0, whole genome shotgun sequence genomic DNA includes:
- the LOC129279228 gene encoding glypican-6-like, which gives rise to MESVLTQTSSAEFENIVYDKSSLLRDYFIRRTERYDNFIKELIVNSQADLDDMFTRTYDSLYEQNKDLFEDLYTNFRNYYYGRDIDLSEVMGDFFNQLFERIFQLLNPQYKYTDDFWSCTRQDVIMESLKPFGDVANTLIDRAKKSFVAARTFGQGLGFGRDAITRGSKVEPTPECRKALMRMSYCPHCKGIPFVKPCHSLCLNIMKGCLASQSEMDAEWNYYIDAMTSLGNRMDGTLNIETFLLTLEIEISNGIMNMQNNGLSISTKVFNGCGIPPLSRNRRETNPEETGASQPAAPADEDLMMEEDEGEIVTEAPAVVVPSKVPKSESNETKATSSGLNGRQGRRGQGERASGYRYPAPTTAAGTNLDRLIKDVLKRLRDSRPFWSALPYMICDDTSIAEEVTSTSEDNCWNGERVGRYEQDIVGSGIANQRNNPEVMVALTKPVASIRIQKERLETIIDILQLAQNGDDVPFVDHQGLEDGSGSGSGSGSGDGSTGPDDNLFPFSTEFEDPIYRPTRLPSGGEPSAIHRVTSLFLCVVMATVASLLRW